In Harpia harpyja isolate bHarHar1 chromosome Z, bHarHar1 primary haplotype, whole genome shotgun sequence, a single window of DNA contains:
- the CCDC112 gene encoding LOW QUALITY PROTEIN: coiled-coil domain-containing protein 112 (The sequence of the model RefSeq protein was modified relative to this genomic sequence to represent the inferred CDS: inserted 1 base in 1 codon): MAALAMAVAVAAAAGQEQNDSCSSTAGAGQQFQNWKMRAEQAKKVEFVRTAEKLKTQLANIEREKIGHLYNRKSDFRVEYSTLEELERSMTVSRKTEKAKILQQLSKIQNNVKRLQQQLKDVKPTPEFVDKLKEMMEEVENAINAFKEEQRQIYEQLLKEEKTAINELSVFERKVELWALGSSITEKVSKLPSARVSVDKTLENHLPEEVVEFERFLQRTGGWQGGWDDYDHQNFLKVWTKQKGRLPYVDEALEYLCGRTKEDIEQHGKWYQEFLILQKRKKESIKKWKEKQQQEKEGNLKEKEKSGKMLKEEWLQHEEAQKQKAEERKRRQAAIEAWKKQKAIAFAMEKASQLKLEKEKVKKQKERQHQCHMKLLLERYTLQKKEKEELEKLEKEKREEAEKEERKRIAAEEITKFQEHVLHKLKLRSLQKQAKEVEKREKEKRLAKLREKVETRVTRDLTGLXQGWEERTREVAVTASEPLLPVPRRATPVWRQGL, from the exons ATGGCTGCTCTGGCGATGGCGGTCGCGGTGGCGGCCGCCGCTGGCCAGGAACAG AATGACAGCTGTTCCAGTACTGCAGGTGCTGGTCAACAATTTCAGAACTGGAAGATGAGAGCTGAACAAGCTAAGAAAGTTGAATTCGTAAGGACTGCAGAAAAGCTAAAAACTCA GCTTGCAAatatagaaagagaaaaaattggaCATCTTTACAATAGGAAGAGTGATTTCAGGGTAGAATACAGCACACTAGAGGAACTGGAACGGAGCATGACTGTCAGCAGGAAAACTGAAA AAGCTAAAATCCTGCAGCAGCtatcaaaaatacaaaataacgTGAAGAGACTTCAGCAGCAATTAAAAGATGTGAAGCCTACACCAGAAT tTGTTGACAAGCTCAAGGAAATGATGGAAGAAGTTGAAAATGCAATCAATGCTTTTAAAGAGGAACAGAGGCAAAT ATATGAACAgcttttgaaggaggaaaaaactgcCATCAATGAGCTCAGTGTCTTTGAGAGAAAAGTGGAACTGTGGGCATTAGGCAGTTCAATAAcagaaaaagtttcaaaattacCGTCAGCCAGGGTCTCAGTTgataaaacactggaaaatcaTCTACCTGAAGAAGTAGTAGAGTTTGAAAGATTTCTTCAGCGAACAGGAGGGTGGCAAGGAGGCTGGGATGATTATGATCATCAAAATTTTCTGAAAGTAtggacaaaacaaaaaggaaggcTACCTTATGTGGATGAAGCCCTTGAGTATCTCTGTGGAAGAACAAAAGAAGATATTGAACAGCATGGCAAATGGTATCAAGAATTtctaattttacagaaaagaaagaaagag TCAATtaagaagtggaaagaaaagcagcagcaagaaaaagaaggaaatttgaaggagaaagagaaatcaggaaaaatgcTCAAGGAAGAATGGCTACAGCATGAAGAAGCTCAGaagcaaaaagcagaggaaagaaaaagacgaCAAGCAGCAATTGAAGcatggaagaaacagaaagcaatagCATTTGCAATGGAAAAAGCATCACAACTAAAACTAgaaaaagagaaggtgaaaaagcaaaaagaacgCCAGCATCAATGCCACATGAAGTTACTGTTGGAAAGGTATACcttgcagaagaaagaaaaggaggaacttgaaaagcttgaaaaggaaaagagggaggaagctgaaaaggaggaaaggaagagaattgCTGCAGAAGAAATTACTAAGTTTCAAGAGCAT GTTCTACATAAACTGAAGCTAAGGAGTCTACAAAAACAAGCTAAAGAAGTAGAGAAacgagaaaaagaaaaaaggctggcAAAGTTAAGAGAGAAG